One genomic window of Anoplolepis gracilipes chromosome 5, ASM4749672v1, whole genome shotgun sequence includes the following:
- the LOC140665604 gene encoding fatty-acid amide hydrolase 2 yields MLLKLRVCLSIIYIFSALLRRILLFIGKKPQRVPSITDSLLTISATALARKIRQREVTCYDVVLAYIDQIKKVNPVLNAVVGNRFGDAIYEAKICDEQLANGKFDIETLEKEKPLYGVPLTVKECCAVKGCSYAGGSLAYKGVKASSDAVVIQLLRNAGAIPICVTNTPEMCAGFECSNLLYGRTFNPYDTRYTCGGSSGGEGALLGAGASVIGIGSDLVGSIRIPALFNGIFGHKPTAGIVSNIGHFPWTEDKVFQRFLTFGPMTRYAEDLGVLMKVMTSTCDRNLRLDVPVDLQQLKVYYRFSMDEGFGTLPVEPEIQNCVQRVVTHFKENNIPVEKLPIEWPTELVEITIAEFFNVKIPPLLIDVNDHTVSKNPFIELPKTLLGLSQYTFQASFLNMICNTHFPFSESDELYYTKQGKVIRQKLLDLLGENGIFIYPTFRRSTVLSQLCLFETLNTAYCSIFNSFGFPAVHVPMGLNFEGLPIGVQVIAGPYQDRLCLAVAKELETAFGGWVQKISANYD; encoded by the exons ATGTTGTTAAAGTTGCGCGTGTgcttaagtataatatatattttctccgCATTACTACGTCGAATCTTGTTATTTATTGGCAAGAAGCCGCAGAGAGTACCATCGATAACAGATTCCTTACTCACGATTAGCGCCACTGCACTTGCTAGAAAAATTAGACAAAGAGAG gttaCGTGTTACGATGTAGTGCTCGCATATAtagatcaaattaaaaaagtgaaTCCTGTATTAAATGCTGTTGTCGGTAATCGATTCGGCGATGCAATATACGAGGCGAAAATTTGCGACGAACAATTAGCAAACGGCAAATTTGACATTGAAACGTTAGAGAAGGAAAAGCCGTTGTACGGTGTACCGCTCACAGTCAAGGAATGTTGTGCTGTCAAAg GTTGCAGTTATGCAGGCGGTTCTTTAGCTTACAAAGGAGTGAAGGCATCCTCCGATGCCGTAGTCATCCAACTACTCAGAAACGCTGGAGCGATCCCAATTTGCGTTACAAATACCCCGGAGATGTGCGCTGGTTTCGAGTGTTCGAATCTATTGTACGGCCGTACTTTTAATCCTTACGACACCAGGTATACGTGTGGCGGATCATCTGGCGGAGAG gGTGCGTTGTTAGGGGCAGGCGCTTCCGTGATCGGAATTGGTTCGGATTTGGTTGGCTCTATAAGAATACCGGCTCTTTTCAACGGCATTTTTGGACACAAACCTACGGCTg GAATTGTTTCGAACATAGGACACTTTCCATGGACCGAGGATAAAGTTTTCCAAAGATTCCTGACCTTTGGTCCGATGACCAGATATGCGGAGGATCTCGGAGTACTTATGAAAGTGATGACATCCACGTGCGATCGCAACTTGCGTCTAGATGTGCCGGTGGACTTGCAGCAATTGAAAGTCTATTATCGATTCAGTATGGATGAAGGATTTGGCACCTTGCCGGTAGAGCCGGAAATCCAAAATTGCGTTCAGAGAGTTGTGACGCACTTTAAGGAAAACAATATCCCCGTAGAGAAG TTGCCAATAGAGTGGCCGACTGAACTGGTTGAGATTACGATCGCCGAGTTTTTCAATGTGAAGATTCCTCCCTTGTTGATAGACGTCAACGATCATACG GTGTCAAAAAATCCATTCATCGAATTGCCGAAAACTCTGTTGGGCTTGTCGCAATACACTTTCCAGGCGTCCTTCTTAAACATGATTTGTAACACACATTTCCCATTCTCAGAATCAGATGAATTGTATTATACGAAGCAAGGAAAAGTAATTCGGCAGAAGCTGCTG GATCTATTGGGAGAGAacggaatttttatttacccGACATTCCGGCGTTCGACGGTTCTTTCTCAACTTTGTCTATTCGAAACGCTAAACACCGCCTACTGTAgtattttcaattcttttggTTTTCCCGCGGTACACGTACCGATGGGACTGAACTTCGAGGGATTGCCCATTGGTGTTCAG gtGATAGCCGGACCTTATCAGGATCGTCTCTGCCTGGCGGTTGCAAAAGAGCTGGAAACTGCTTTTGGTGGTTGGGTGCAAAAGATATCTGCAAATTATGATTag